One Dromiciops gliroides isolate mDroGli1 chromosome 3, mDroGli1.pri, whole genome shotgun sequence DNA segment encodes these proteins:
- the LOC122747084 gene encoding uncharacterized protein LOC122747084 encodes MAGPTHAARRSQEKSRSEHLPRGREGAGEASKRRARGAERARVTGARSPSWAAPGSPDARPHLPIRGFLVLAKARRRRRERRRRERLPKWAQPDPRPGAADPAPCASSAQAGAPRASGGVTPPGGWLARLPPGLRSLSDTGCARLGSHCQSHSGCCSGSALGLLLAPSDPPPCLSVPLCCSGSRRCSFPWGAQLSFCALLLATWHTAGRLQLRLWGFLGPLPPSPLTTWGCKFRLSFLCVPRGLQRPVPVVLPTEAKTESLGTGHQAMGTGQQRRRQMKRQPHAD; translated from the exons ATGGCTGGGCCAACTCACGCGGCCAGAAGGAGCCAAGAGAAGAGCAGGAGCGAGCATCTGCCCAGAGGCAGAGAGGGCGCGGGGGAGGCGAGCAAGAGGAGGGCGCGGGGGGCGGAGAGGGCACGGGTGACGGGGGCTCGCTCGCCCTCATGGGCCGCGCCGGGCTCTCCGGACGCACGGCCGCACCTTCCCATCAG GGGCTTCCTGGTGCTGGCGAaggcgcggcggcggcggcgggagcggcggcggcgggagCGATTGCCCAAGTGGGCGCAGCCGGATCCCCGACCCGGCGCAGCGGATCCTGCGCCTTGCGCTAGCTCGGCCCAAGCGGGCGCTCCCCGGGCCTCGGGCGGGGTCACGCCACCGGGGGGCTGGCTCGCCCGGCTCCCGCCCGGGCTCCGGAGCCTCTCTGACACCGGCTGCGCGCGGCTCGGCTCCCACTGCCAGTCCCACTCTGGCTGCTGCTCGGGCTCTGCTCTGGGTCTGCTGCTGGCTCCGTCTGACCCACCCCCGTGCCTCTCAGTCCCTCTGTGTTGCTCCGGATCCAGACGCTGCTCCTTTCCTTGGGGAGCTCAACTTTCTTTCTGCGCGCTCCTCCTGGCTACCTGGCACACGGCTGGGCGGCTGCAGCTGCGGCTTTGGGGGTTCCTGGGGCCCCTGCCCCCATCTCCCTTGACAACTTGGGGGTGCAAGTTCCGTCTGTCCTTTCTTTGCGTCCCCCGTGGGCTTCAGCGGCCAGTCCCTGTCGTTCTTCCCACGGAAGCAAAGACGGAGTCGCTGGGCACCGGGCACCAAGCAATGGGCACTGGGCAGCAACGCCGTAGACAGATGAAGAGACAGCCACACGCAGACTAA
- the P2RY1 gene encoding P2Y purinoceptor 1, which produces MTDVLWSVLPNGTEVPPSSLWPPSNATKCSLTKTGFQFYYLPAVYILVFITGFLGNSVAIWMFVFHMKPWSGISVYMFNLALADFLYVLTLPALIFYYFNKTDWIFGDGMCKLQRFIFHVNLYGSILFLTCISVHRYTGVVYPLKSLGRLKKKNAVYISALVWGVVVAGIAPILFYSGTGVRINKTITCYDTTSDDYLRSYFIYSMCTTVGMFCVPFVVILGCYGLIVKALIYNDLDNSPLRRKSIYLVIIVLTVFAVSYLPFHVMKTLNLRARLDFQTPEMCAFNDRVYATYQVTRGLASLNSCVDPILYFLAGDTFRRRLSRATRKASRRSEANLQSKSEDMTLNILSEYKQNGDTSL; this is translated from the coding sequence ATGACCGACGTGCTGTGGTCCGTGCTCCCCAACGGGACTGAGGTCCCCCCCTCGTCGCTGTGGCCCCCCAGCAACGCCACCAAGTGCTCGCTCACCAAGACGGGCTTCCAGTTCTACTACCTGCCCGCCGTCTACATCCTGGTCTTCATCACGGGCTTCCTGGGCAACAGCGTGGCCATCTGGATGTTCGTGTTCCACATGAAGCCCTGGAGCGGCATCTCCGTGTACATGTTCAACTTGGCCTTGGCCGACTTCCTGTACGTGCTCACCCTGCCCGCGCTCATCTTCTACTATTTCAACAAGACCGACTGGATCTTTGGCGACGGCATGTGCAAACTGCAGCGCTTCATTTTCCACGTGAACCTCTACGGCAGCATCCTCTTCCTGACCTGCATCAGCGTGCACCGCTACACCGGGGTGGTGTACCCGCTCAAGTCCCTGGGCAGGCTGAAGAAGAAGAACGCCGTGTACATCAGCGCCCTGGTGTGGGGCGTGGTGGTGGCCGGCATAGCCCCCATCCTCTTTTACTCGGGCACGGGCGTTCGGATCAACAAGACTATCACCTGCTACGACACCACCTCGGACGATTACCTGCGGAGTTACTTCATCTATAGCATGTGCACCACCGTGGGGATGTTCTGCGTCCCCTTCGTGGTCATCCTGGGCTGCTACGGGCTCATCGTGAAGGCCCTCATCTACAATGACCTGGACAACTCGCCTCTTCGGAGGAAGTCCATTTACCTGGTGATCATCGTGCTGACAGTCTTTGCCGTGTCCTATCTTCCCTTCCATGTGATGAAAACGTTAAACCTGAGGGCCAGGCTGGATTTTCAGACCCCGGAAATGTGTGCCTTCAACGACAGGGTCTATGCCACTTACCAGGTGACTAGGGGGCTGGCCAGCCTCAACAGCTGCGTTGACCCCATCCTCTATTTCTTGGCTGGAGATACTTTCAGGAGAAGACTGTCAAGGGCCACCAGGAAGGCTTCGAGAAGAAGTGAGGCAAATTTGCAATCGAAGAGTGAAGATATGACCCTCAATATTTTATCGGAGTATAAGCAGAATGGAGATACAAGCCTATGA